In Ornithodoros turicata isolate Travis unplaced genomic scaffold, ASM3712646v1 Chromosome13, whole genome shotgun sequence, the following proteins share a genomic window:
- the LOC135372147 gene encoding uncharacterized protein LOC135372147, producing the protein MATAFATCEDPPRMNDERKKHLVSALLYLRARRQHNEMRDETHFDLDMDIEARARISRHIEDQLHANMFTIAAVIADCVPRVHRRRWAFERNERWFEDTLPHLGDFHFKQALRVSPSTFRYLVESLRSLEREDTNMRGAISLEKRVAVGLYRLCSTAEDRTIAHLFGIGRSTVNTLFREFCGAVIEHLESEWLRMLRPDEMASHMYSIILLALVDHQYRFRYINLGSPGRCHDAHVYGRSRLCALVNGDHFRSPVTIIEETPVAPIILCDQAFPLTANLMKPFANASKDTPEAAFNYNLSKTRRIVENAFGRLKARFRFIMKRMECRIPTAKRAVRAACTLNNICEALKDSVEQQWLHEAEIVDTQYGQPSHNTDVCNNRGDQVRGALTKYFWKNAPHRKEH; encoded by the exons ATGGCGACCGCGTTTGCGACGTGCGAGGATCCCCCAAGAATGAATGATGAACGCAAGAAACATCTTGTATCGGCACTGCTGTACTTGCGAGCTAGGCGGCAGCATAACGAAATGCGTGACGAAACGCATTTCGATCTAGACATGGACATAGAGGCAAGGGCACGAATTTCAAGGCATATTGAGGACCAGCTACATGCCAACATGTTCACAATAGCCGCCGTGATCGCCGATTGTGTTCCGAGAGTGCATCGAAGACGGTGGGCCTTCGAACGCAACGAAAGGTGGTTCGAGGACACGTTGCCGCATTTGGGGGATTTCCATTTCAAGCAGGCCCTGCGTGTATCACCAAGTACATTCCGGTACCTTGTTGAGTCACTACGTAGTCTCGAGCGCGAAGACACGAACATGCGAGGAGCAATATCGCTCGAGAAACGGGTTGCTGTCGGTCTTTACAGGCTGTGCTCGACAGCAGAGGACAGGACAATTGCACATTTATTCGGCATTGGTCGATCAACAGTGAACACACTATTCAGGGAGTTTTGTGGCGCAGTGATAGAGCACCTCGAAAGCGAGTGGCTACGCATGTTGCGTCCTGATGAAATGGCGTCACATAT GTACAGCATCATACTCCTTGCGTTAGTGGATCACCAGTATCGGTTCAGGTACATCAACCTGGGAAGCCCTGGGAGGTGCCACGACGCGCATGTGTATGGGCGCTCCAGACTGTGTGCTCTTGTTAATGGTGACCATTTCCGTTCACCTGTGACTATCATTGAGGAAACCCCTGTCGCACCGATAATACTGTGCGACCAGGCATTCCCGCTCACTGCAAATTTGATGAAGCCATTTGCAAATGCATCGAAGGACACACCAGAGGCAGCATTCAATTACAATCTGTCAAAAACAAGACGCATTGTTGAAAACGCATTTGGACGACTGAAAGCACGTTTTAGATTTATAATGAAGCGCATGGAATGCCGAATTCCGACAGCAAAACGTGCTGTCCGTGCTGCTTGCACATTGAACAATATTTGTGAAGCCCTGAAAGACAGTGTagagcaacagtggctgcacgAGGCAGAGATAGTCGACACACAGTACGGCCAGCCTTCGCACAACACGGACGTGTGCAACAATAGAGGTGATCAAGTGAGGGGTGCACTAACAAAGTACTTCTGGAAGAATGCTCCACACAGGAAAGAACACTAG